From Streptomyces sp. GSL17-111, one genomic window encodes:
- a CDS encoding SIS domain-containing protein: protein MSASELADRFFDGAIGLLEQVRKGEAESVTAAGTLLADTVADGGRLFTFGAGHSSLVAQDVVYRAGGLAVVNLLTVPGVVGVDVRPATLGSALECVDGLATATLDASPARAGDALVVVSLSGRNPLPVEMAQHARELGLRVIGLTSAAYARETASRHASGTFLKDHCDVVLDCRVPVGDATLTHPGIPAPFAPASTVVACALLQAAVATAAGVLAERGLTPPLLRSGNVDGGHAWNERVMTEYADRIFYRD, encoded by the coding sequence ATGAGCGCGAGTGAGCTTGCCGACCGGTTCTTCGACGGTGCGATCGGCCTGCTGGAGCAGGTCAGGAAAGGGGAGGCGGAGTCCGTCACCGCGGCGGGCACGCTGCTGGCCGACACCGTGGCCGACGGCGGCCGGCTGTTCACCTTCGGCGCCGGGCACTCCTCGCTCGTCGCCCAGGACGTCGTCTACCGGGCCGGCGGGCTGGCCGTCGTGAACCTGCTGACGGTCCCCGGTGTCGTCGGCGTCGACGTCCGCCCCGCGACGCTGGGCAGCGCCCTGGAGTGCGTCGACGGCCTGGCCACGGCCACCCTGGACGCCTCCCCCGCCCGCGCCGGGGACGCCCTCGTCGTCGTCTCGCTCTCCGGCCGCAACCCGCTGCCCGTGGAGATGGCGCAGCACGCCCGGGAGCTGGGGCTGCGGGTGATCGGTCTGACGTCGGCCGCCTACGCGCGGGAGACGGCCTCCCGGCACGCCTCGGGCACCTTCCTCAAGGACCACTGCGACGTCGTGCTCGACTGCCGCGTCCCCGTCGGCGACGCCACCCTCACACATCCCGGCATCCCCGCGCCCTTCGCCCCCGCCTCCACCGTCGTCGCCTGCGCCCTGCTCCAGGCCGCCGTCGCCACGGCGGCGGGCGTCCTGGCCGAGCGGGGCCTCACCCCGCCGCTGCTGCGCTCCGGCAACGTCGACGGCGGGCACGCCTGGAACGAGCGCGTGATGACGGAGTACGCGGACCGGATCTTCTACCGCGACTGA
- a CDS encoding transcriptional regulator — MATAPPTPRHLTARQPNERLGSLIEEAGCSNAGLARRVNLVGAEHGLDLRYDKTSVARWLRGQQPRGRAPAVIAEALARKLGRPVSVEEIGMAGPRHPAAGLGLRYEQNIAAAVEEACELWRLDTGRRELVTARPVAASALVEPSRDWLIGPPDAGVERTVGPRVGMADVAAVTATTEALSALDHRFGSGHVRPVLSHYLAGVVAGLLTGSYRDAVGRALFRAAARLAELAGYMAVDTGRPGPAQRHYIQALRLAQAGGDRAYGGYVLAAGMSHLAASLGSPREVAQLARAAQEGARGHVTPRTEAMFHAAEARGHAVQGDAAACRRAAGRALAAFERAEAATDAGDDPPWIAHFDAAYLADELAHCHRDLGRPNPARRRAEEALSLHPEGRTRRRAIGLLLLADAQAGQREIDLACHTGTEALTLLGTLRSARGREYLDAFRRRLEPFAAEPAVREFTERSAAGPPA; from the coding sequence ATGGCCACCGCACCACCGACCCCGCGCCACCTGACCGCCCGGCAGCCCAACGAACGCCTCGGGTCGCTCATCGAGGAGGCCGGCTGCTCGAACGCCGGGCTGGCGCGTCGCGTCAACCTCGTCGGAGCCGAGCACGGGCTCGACCTGCGGTACGACAAGACGTCCGTCGCCCGCTGGCTGCGCGGCCAGCAGCCACGGGGCCGAGCGCCCGCCGTGATCGCCGAGGCCCTGGCCCGCAAACTGGGCCGCCCGGTGAGCGTGGAGGAGATCGGCATGGCGGGTCCGCGCCACCCCGCCGCCGGGCTCGGCCTGCGCTACGAGCAGAACATCGCCGCCGCCGTGGAGGAGGCGTGCGAGCTGTGGCGGCTCGACACCGGCCGCCGGGAGCTGGTCACGGCACGCCCCGTGGCCGCCTCCGCCCTCGTCGAACCCTCCCGGGACTGGCTGATCGGCCCGCCGGACGCGGGCGTCGAGCGGACCGTCGGACCCCGCGTCGGCATGGCGGACGTCGCGGCCGTCACGGCGACGACCGAGGCGCTCTCCGCGCTCGACCACCGTTTCGGCAGCGGGCACGTACGCCCGGTCCTCTCCCACTACCTGGCCGGCGTCGTCGCCGGGCTGCTGACCGGTTCCTACCGGGACGCCGTCGGCCGTGCCCTCTTCCGCGCCGCCGCCCGGCTCGCCGAGCTGGCCGGGTACATGGCGGTGGACACCGGCCGGCCCGGGCCGGCCCAGCGGCACTACATCCAGGCGCTGCGCCTCGCCCAGGCGGGCGGTGACCGGGCCTACGGCGGCTACGTCCTGGCAGCGGGGATGAGCCACCTCGCCGCGTCGCTCGGCAGCCCCCGGGAGGTCGCCCAGCTCGCCCGTGCGGCGCAGGAGGGCGCCCGAGGCCATGTGACCCCGCGCACCGAGGCCATGTTCCACGCCGCCGAGGCGCGCGGCCACGCCGTGCAGGGCGACGCGGCCGCCTGCCGCCGGGCCGCCGGACGGGCCCTCGCCGCCTTCGAGCGTGCCGAGGCGGCGACGGACGCCGGGGACGACCCGCCCTGGATAGCGCACTTCGACGCCGCCTACCTCGCCGACGAGCTGGCCCACTGCCACCGCGACCTCGGCCGGCCGAACCCCGCCCGGCGCCGGGCCGAGGAGGCGCTCTCCCTGCACCCGGAGGGCCGTACCCGGCGCCGCGCCATCGGACTGCTGCTGCTCGCGGACGCCCAGGCCGGGCAGCGCGAGATCGACCTCGCGTGCCACACCGGGACCGAGGCCCTCACCCTGCTCGGCACGCTGCGTTCCGCGCGCGGCCGGGAGTACCTGGACGCCTTCCGGCGCCGCCTGGAGCCGTTCGCCGCCGAGCCCGCCGTGCGGGAGTTCACCGAGCGGTCGGCCGCCGGTCCGCCCGCCTGA
- a CDS encoding bifunctional DNA primase/polymerase has translation MCVEETIAVTPAGTPAQPSPHVPRQPAPPHGDTPLDHAVRYAGERHWDVLPGTWLEIVDGVPRCTCGATGCPAPGAHPAEPGWAAHATGSGSAARRLWERSPFASVLLPTGRTFEAVDVPEVAGCLALARMERMGVPLGPVTCTPLGRMLFFVLPGAAAKAHDLIRRLGWSPGALDLTTHAAGSWVAAPPTRVGVRGSVQWARRPTAANRWLPDVEELLPQLAYCCGQEAAASRRG, from the coding sequence ATGTGCGTGGAAGAGACGATCGCAGTCACCCCGGCGGGCACGCCCGCGCAGCCGTCCCCGCACGTGCCCCGCCAGCCGGCCCCGCCGCACGGCGACACACCGCTCGACCACGCCGTCCGGTACGCCGGGGAGCGGCACTGGGACGTCCTGCCCGGCACCTGGTTGGAGATCGTCGACGGCGTGCCGCGCTGCACCTGCGGCGCGACGGGCTGTCCGGCACCCGGCGCCCACCCCGCCGAGCCCGGCTGGGCCGCGCACGCGACGGGCAGCGGGTCGGCCGCGCGTCGGCTGTGGGAGCGGTCGCCGTTCGCCTCGGTGCTGCTGCCGACGGGCCGCACCTTCGAGGCCGTCGACGTGCCGGAGGTCGCCGGGTGCCTGGCGCTGGCCCGCATGGAGCGCATGGGGGTGCCGCTGGGCCCGGTGACGTGCACGCCGCTGGGGCGGATGCTGTTCTTCGTCCTCCCCGGTGCGGCGGCGAAGGCCCACGACCTGATCCGGCGGCTGGGGTGGTCGCCGGGAGCGCTGGACCTGACGACGCACGCCGCCGGGTCGTGGGTCGCCGCGCCACCCACCCGCGTCGGGGTGCGCGGCTCGGTGCAGTGGGCGCGGCGTCCGACGGCCGCGAACCGGTGGCTGCCGGACGTGGAGGAGCTCCTCCCGCAGCTGGCCTACTGCTGCGGTCAGGAGGCGGCGGCGTCCCGCCGGGGCTGA
- a CDS encoding zf-HC2 domain-containing protein, producing MSGPRLPGPDGLSGDGREEPPRIPPPRAAADDHGPGPAVPAPRDGTTRATPSAAPEPTCPPAPEEAAAGYDHSTLKSLLGAWALSACPQHETAAVEAHLTDCAACAEEALRLRDAVGLLHHEENLDLDPLLRTHVLAGCLDRRPARIPVPVWAAPYDAETARLDALLRDMGAGEWGAEVPLRWFDGERRRSRTATVGQVIGHLTAVDGLLATALGLPDPVPGAEADSATVRTEAYWHTLAAGPQRAAHRPWRAQTHALVQAASFASGRADGVLVPGSHLPLPDAFLDRAFECWAHAADVAEAVAYPHGRPAAGHLHLLVDFAARTLPKVLAARRRAGLAAPVRRLTEAGTAGRSLHLEIEGAGGGHWYIPLDSPGALGTKESAVAHVALDGLEFCQLAAGRVSPRDAAAGAEGDSEAVRDVLLATASLSRL from the coding sequence GTGAGCGGGCCGCGTCTGCCCGGCCCCGACGGCCTCTCCGGGGACGGCCGGGAGGAGCCGCCGCGCATACCGCCGCCCCGCGCGGCCGCCGACGACCACGGGCCGGGCCCGGCGGTACCCGCGCCCCGGGACGGCACGACGCGGGCGACGCCCTCCGCCGCGCCGGAGCCCACCTGCCCGCCCGCGCCGGAGGAGGCCGCGGCGGGGTACGACCACAGCACCCTCAAGTCGCTCCTCGGTGCCTGGGCGCTCTCGGCGTGCCCGCAGCACGAGACGGCCGCGGTGGAGGCCCACCTGACCGACTGCGCGGCCTGCGCCGAGGAGGCGCTGCGCCTGCGGGACGCCGTCGGCCTGCTCCACCACGAGGAGAACCTGGACCTCGACCCCCTCCTGCGCACCCACGTCCTCGCGGGCTGCCTCGACCGCCGTCCGGCCCGGATCCCCGTCCCGGTGTGGGCCGCGCCCTACGACGCGGAGACGGCCCGGCTGGACGCGCTGCTGCGCGACATGGGCGCGGGTGAGTGGGGCGCCGAGGTGCCGCTCCGCTGGTTCGACGGCGAACGACGGCGATCCCGGACGGCGACCGTGGGCCAGGTCATCGGGCACCTGACCGCCGTCGACGGCCTGCTCGCCACGGCCCTCGGCCTGCCCGACCCGGTACCCGGCGCGGAAGCGGACTCCGCCACGGTCCGCACCGAGGCGTACTGGCACACGCTCGCGGCCGGGCCGCAGCGCGCCGCCCACCGGCCCTGGCGGGCGCAGACCCACGCGCTGGTGCAGGCCGCGTCCTTCGCCTCGGGCCGGGCGGACGGCGTGCTCGTCCCCGGCTCGCACCTCCCGCTGCCGGACGCCTTCCTCGACCGCGCCTTCGAGTGCTGGGCGCACGCCGCCGACGTCGCCGAGGCCGTCGCCTACCCGCACGGCAGACCGGCCGCCGGCCACCTGCACCTGCTCGTCGACTTCGCCGCGCGCACGCTGCCGAAGGTGCTCGCCGCCCGGCGCCGGGCCGGGCTCGCCGCGCCCGTCCGGCGGCTCACGGAGGCGGGGACGGCGGGCCGGTCGCTGCACCTGGAGATCGAGGGCGCGGGCGGCGGCCACTGGTACATCCCGCTGGACTCCCCCGGTGCGCTCGGCACCAAGGAGTCCGCCGTGGCGCACGTGGCCCTGGACGGGCTGGAGTTCTGCCAGTTGGCGGCGGGGCGGGTGAGCCCGCGTGACGCGGCGGCCGGTGCCGAGGGCGACTCCGAGGCCGTCCGCGACGTCCTCCTCGCCACGGCCTCGCTCTCCCGCCTGTAG
- the purU gene encoding formyltetrahydrofolate deformylase: protein MSPSPPAAAADQYVLTLSCPDKQGIVHAVSSYLFMTGCNIEDSQQFGDHDTGLFFMRVHFSAEPPVTLEKLRASFAAIGDSFQMDWELHQAAAKMRIVLLVSKFGHCLNDLLFRSRIGALPVEIAAVVSNHTDFAELAGSYHVPFHHIPVTKDTKAEAEARLLRLVREEGVELVVLARYMQVLSDDLCKALAGRIINIHHSFLPSFKGAKPYHQAHARGVKLIGATAHYVTADLDEGPIIEQEVERVGHEVTPEQLVAIGRDVECQALARAVKWHSEHRVLLNGNRTVVFA from the coding sequence ATGAGCCCGTCGCCGCCCGCCGCCGCAGCCGACCAGTACGTCCTGACGCTGTCCTGCCCGGACAAGCAGGGCATCGTGCACGCCGTCTCCAGCTACCTGTTCATGACCGGCTGCAACATCGAGGACAGCCAGCAGTTCGGCGACCACGACACCGGGCTGTTCTTCATGCGGGTGCACTTCAGCGCGGAGCCGCCGGTCACGCTGGAGAAGCTGCGCGCCAGCTTCGCCGCCATCGGCGACTCGTTCCAGATGGACTGGGAGCTGCACCAGGCCGCCGCGAAGATGCGGATCGTGCTGCTCGTCAGCAAGTTCGGACACTGCCTGAACGACCTGCTGTTCCGCTCGCGCATCGGCGCGCTGCCGGTGGAGATCGCCGCCGTCGTCTCCAACCACACCGACTTCGCCGAGCTGGCGGGCTCCTACCACGTCCCCTTCCACCACATCCCCGTCACCAAGGACACCAAGGCCGAGGCCGAGGCGCGGCTCCTGCGGCTGGTGCGGGAGGAGGGCGTGGAACTGGTGGTGCTGGCGCGCTACATGCAGGTGCTCTCCGACGACCTGTGCAAGGCGCTGGCCGGCCGCATCATCAACATCCACCACTCCTTCCTGCCGAGCTTCAAGGGCGCCAAGCCCTACCACCAGGCGCACGCCCGGGGCGTGAAGCTGATCGGCGCCACGGCCCACTACGTGACGGCCGACCTCGACGAGGGGCCGATCATCGAGCAGGAGGTCGAGCGCGTCGGGCACGAGGTCACCCCCGAGCAGCTCGTCGCCATCGGCCGGGACGTCGAGTGCCAGGCCCTCGCCCGGGCCGTGAAGTGGCACAGCGAGCACCGCGTCCTGCTCAACGGGAACCGCACGGTCGTCTTCGCCTGA
- a CDS encoding ABC transporter substrate-binding protein, with protein MTASREPRAPRPRLRTAVSAALAVAAVGTSLTGCGTLSAAENDPITVMTLAPIDTKATNMPGMTATATAYARWVNANGGINGRELKVVTCNEGNDGVQAAGCARKAREVGAVAVVGSYTTHARTIMPALELHGIPYLGGYGLTEEEFSSPLSYPVNGGQPALVAGSGRQLAELCDEVALVRPDTIAGDELPGLFNAGLATRGEAGPAVDVPAPEDSAEYTREARTALRAAGVPEASEGAEASDAGPDTGTGPGNGGFSTIADSDGADGACVAAALGGRTGTFIDSFSRLRETSAEVTFASVLGSVEQSLVNRTGGADSMLEGSYVTSWYPASQEPVWDEMRAATTEHAFGDNRIDTADPGVQTTWVAYTVLRSVLEDMEGQEITHRTVHQALDATGPVSTGGITPDLSWQYEDLLGSPSYPRIVNSMVNFQQVRDGQLVAARQNPVDIGRTLNQITVG; from the coding sequence ATGACCGCCTCGCGCGAGCCCCGTGCCCCCCGCCCCCGACTCCGGACCGCCGTCTCGGCCGCGCTCGCCGTCGCGGCCGTCGGCACCTCACTGACCGGCTGCGGCACCCTCTCCGCCGCCGAGAACGACCCGATCACCGTCATGACCCTGGCGCCGATCGACACCAAGGCCACCAACATGCCCGGCATGACGGCCACCGCCACGGCGTACGCCCGTTGGGTCAATGCCAACGGGGGCATCAACGGACGCGAACTGAAGGTCGTCACCTGCAACGAGGGCAACGACGGCGTGCAGGCCGCCGGCTGCGCCCGCAAGGCCCGCGAGGTCGGGGCCGTCGCCGTCGTCGGCTCCTACACGACCCACGCCCGCACGATCATGCCCGCGCTCGAACTGCACGGCATCCCCTACCTCGGCGGCTACGGCCTGACCGAGGAGGAGTTCTCCAGCCCGCTGTCCTACCCGGTCAACGGCGGCCAGCCCGCTCTGGTGGCCGGCAGCGGCCGGCAGCTCGCGGAGCTCTGCGACGAGGTCGCCCTCGTCCGGCCGGACACGATCGCCGGGGACGAGCTGCCCGGCCTGTTCAACGCGGGCCTCGCCACCCGGGGCGAGGCCGGGCCGGCCGTCGACGTCCCCGCGCCGGAGGACTCGGCCGAGTACACCCGGGAGGCGCGTACGGCGCTGCGGGCGGCGGGCGTCCCCGAGGCGTCCGAGGGTGCGGAGGCGTCCGACGCGGGCCCGGACACCGGAACGGGCCCGGGGAACGGCGGTTTCAGCACCATCGCCGACTCCGACGGCGCCGACGGCGCGTGTGTGGCCGCCGCCCTCGGCGGGCGCACCGGCACCTTCATCGACTCCTTCAGCCGGCTGCGGGAGACGTCCGCCGAGGTGACGTTCGCCTCGGTGCTCGGCAGCGTGGAGCAGTCCCTCGTCAACCGCACGGGCGGCGCGGACAGCATGCTGGAGGGCTCCTACGTCACCAGCTGGTACCCGGCGAGCCAGGAGCCGGTGTGGGACGAGATGCGCGCCGCCACCACCGAGCACGCCTTCGGTGACAACCGCATCGACACCGCCGATCCGGGCGTGCAGACGACGTGGGTCGCCTACACGGTGCTGCGGTCCGTCCTGGAGGACATGGAGGGGCAGGAGATCACCCACCGCACCGTGCACCAGGCGCTCGACGCCACCGGGCCCGTCAGCACCGGCGGCATCACCCCGGACCTGAGCTGGCAGTACGAGGACCTGCTCGGCTCCCCGAGCTACCCGCGCATCGTGAACTCGATGGTCAACTTCCAGCAGGTGCGCGACGGGCAGCTCGTCGCGGCGCGGCAGAACCCGGTGGACATCGGCCGCACGCTCAACCAGATCACGGTCGGCTGA
- a CDS encoding alpha/beta fold hydrolase: MVRRIDVTGAGGVGLAAWEFDDPPKAPPGGERPAASASEEQHRPAVLLLHGLMGRASHWATTARWLSSRYRAVGLDQRGHGRSDKPQDGPFDRDAFVADAEAVVEQLGLGPVALVGHSMGALTAWQLAARRPDLVRALVIADMRASALGEQSQREWEAWYRSWPLPFATQADVRKWFGEDDPALERPSRSRGEFYAEVMAERADGWRPVFSRRQMLMAREAWVHDAHWDELAQVRCPALVVRGIDGELGRAEAQEMVRVLPDGAYAEVPDAGHLLHYDQPEAWRSAVEPFLSATLP; this comes from the coding sequence ATGGTGCGACGCATCGATGTCACCGGTGCGGGTGGAGTCGGCCTCGCCGCCTGGGAGTTCGACGACCCGCCCAAGGCGCCCCCCGGCGGGGAACGGCCGGCGGCGTCCGCGTCGGAGGAGCAGCACCGGCCCGCCGTGCTCTTACTGCACGGTCTGATGGGCCGCGCGTCCCACTGGGCGACGACGGCCCGTTGGCTGTCGTCCCGCTACCGGGCCGTCGGGCTCGACCAGCGCGGGCACGGGCGCAGCGACAAGCCGCAGGACGGCCCGTTCGACCGGGACGCCTTCGTGGCCGACGCCGAGGCCGTCGTCGAGCAGCTCGGTCTCGGGCCCGTCGCGCTCGTGGGCCACTCCATGGGCGCGCTCACCGCCTGGCAGCTCGCCGCGCGCCGTCCCGACCTCGTCCGTGCCCTGGTCATCGCCGACATGCGGGCCTCCGCCCTCGGCGAGCAGTCCCAGCGCGAGTGGGAGGCGTGGTACCGCTCCTGGCCGCTGCCGTTCGCCACCCAGGCCGACGTGCGGAAGTGGTTCGGTGAGGACGACCCGGCGCTGGAGCGGCCGAGCCGTTCCCGGGGCGAGTTCTACGCCGAGGTCATGGCCGAACGGGCCGACGGCTGGCGTCCGGTGTTCTCCCGTCGGCAGATGCTGATGGCCCGTGAGGCCTGGGTGCACGACGCGCACTGGGACGAGTTGGCCCAGGTCCGCTGCCCGGCCCTCGTCGTCCGTGGCATCGACGGGGAGCTGGGCCGTGCCGAGGCGCAGGAGATGGTCCGCGTCCTGCCGGACGGCGCGTACGCGGAGGTGCCGGACGCGGGGCACCTCCTCCACTACGACCAGCCGGAGGCGTGGCGCTCGGCCGTCGAGCCCTTCCTGTCGGCGACGCTGCCCTGA
- a CDS encoding SCO4402 family protein — translation MTVQAQDSSSRRARRSSTMGGMPVNDMPWWRWRSNVRSALHMLSDPVFQQTHWLEGRPGYGDVTDAVYRLVEDTWLDHWSAEKYVGSVFRDAGEAAAVDAVVLRVLRILHQVGADAPVSAYLEHPAWPDALQAARAAHVLLAGNDGEDPDEPPKSLDVLAIMLRSA, via the coding sequence ATGACCGTGCAAGCACAGGACAGCTCTTCCCGTCGCGCCCGTCGGTCCAGCACCATGGGCGGCATGCCGGTCAACGACATGCCGTGGTGGCGCTGGCGCAGCAACGTGCGCTCAGCCCTGCACATGCTCTCCGATCCCGTCTTCCAGCAGACCCACTGGCTGGAGGGGCGCCCCGGCTACGGGGACGTCACCGACGCCGTCTACCGCCTGGTGGAGGACACCTGGCTGGACCACTGGTCCGCGGAGAAGTACGTGGGCTCGGTGTTCCGCGACGCCGGGGAGGCGGCGGCCGTGGACGCCGTCGTGCTCCGCGTGCTGCGCATCCTGCACCAGGTGGGGGCGGACGCACCGGTGTCCGCCTACCTGGAGCACCCGGCCTGGCCGGACGCGCTCCAGGCCGCCCGCGCCGCACACGTCCTGCTGGCGGGCAACGACGGCGAGGACCCGGACGAGCCGCCGAAGTCCCTCGACGTCCTGGCGATCATGCTGCGCTCCGCCTGA
- a CDS encoding metal-dependent transcriptional regulator, which yields MSGLIDTTEMYLRTILELEEEGVVPMRARIAERLDQSGPTVSQTVARMERDGLLTIAGDRHLELTGEGRMLATRVMRKHRLAECLLVDVIGLEWEQVHAEACRWEHVMSEAVERRVLELLRHPTESPYGNPIPGLEELGESGDGEPFLADAMVSLADLAPGPDGKTVVVRRIGEPIQTDSQLMYTLRRAGVQPGSVVTVTPGSGGAVHVGSGGEAAELQGEVASHVFVAKR from the coding sequence ATGTCAGGACTCATCGACACCACCGAGATGTACCTCCGCACCATTTTGGAGCTGGAGGAAGAAGGCGTCGTGCCCATGCGTGCCCGCATCGCCGAGCGCCTGGACCAGAGCGGTCCGACCGTCAGCCAGACGGTGGCCCGGATGGAGCGGGACGGTCTGCTGACCATCGCCGGGGACCGCCACCTGGAGCTGACCGGCGAGGGCCGCATGCTCGCCACCCGCGTCATGCGCAAGCACCGGCTCGCCGAGTGCCTGCTCGTCGACGTCATCGGGCTGGAGTGGGAGCAGGTCCACGCCGAGGCGTGCCGCTGGGAGCACGTGATGAGCGAGGCCGTGGAGCGCCGGGTGCTGGAGCTGCTGCGGCACCCCACCGAGTCCCCGTACGGGAACCCGATTCCGGGCCTGGAGGAGCTGGGGGAGTCGGGGGACGGTGAGCCGTTCCTGGCCGACGCGATGGTGAGCCTCGCCGACCTGGCCCCGGGTCCGGACGGCAAGACCGTCGTCGTCCGGCGCATCGGCGAGCCGATCCAGACGGACTCCCAGCTCATGTACACGCTGCGGCGAGCGGGCGTGCAGCCCGGTTCCGTGGTGACGGTGACGCCGGGTTCGGGGGGCGCCGTGCACGTTGGCAGCGGCGGCGAGGCCGCCGAGCTCCAGGGGGAGGTCGCGTCCCACGTCTTCGTCGCCAAGCGCTGA
- a CDS encoding PAS domain-containing protein produces MSAQPDTHSEPTADGGEGTSAAPEGPDGSCLLAALLDGMDAALFALDGDGVVTHWNREAERMLGWSPQEAVGRRGLSGWAVRPADAADVEERLLAPMRTAGRQVYEFALVTKDGGRVLVRTQSSVVRDAAGEPAGVYCAFSEVHTQIDLERSVALSEALFDDASWGVVLVDADLRPAVVNQHAARAFGVRRSTLLGRPLGDAISNGLEELESALQHVLAEGTPPAPADLWVTLRPHGDGPVDPPLRRCWRSGFLRLSSPLAEEPVPLGVAWLFHDITETKLAEQQAARLRFRDSQLHRAARAAAECEDPMEAAAAHLDFALAGYADHALLDLAAGARLVRTAHAPGGSAWHPTPESGLPVPYMANHPALQAFEHGGPVRAGAGGSTSPEWAAARSWPEGTAYGLCAALRSRGRTLGVVTFLRGPARRNFDRADTVYAQDIAVRIAAAVDLSQAVRGERRPRGGPAAQSR; encoded by the coding sequence ATGTCCGCTCAACCCGATACCCACTCCGAACCGACGGCCGACGGCGGCGAGGGCACCTCCGCCGCCCCCGAGGGCCCGGACGGCTCCTGTCTGCTCGCCGCACTGCTCGACGGCATGGACGCCGCGCTGTTCGCCCTGGACGGCGACGGCGTCGTCACCCACTGGAACCGCGAGGCCGAGCGGATGCTCGGCTGGAGCCCGCAGGAGGCGGTGGGGCGGCGCGGCCTGAGCGGCTGGGCGGTCCGTCCGGCCGACGCCGCCGACGTCGAGGAGCGGCTGCTGGCGCCGATGCGCACGGCGGGCCGCCAGGTGTACGAGTTCGCGCTGGTCACCAAGGACGGCGGCCGGGTGTTGGTGCGCACCCAGTCCTCCGTCGTGCGGGACGCGGCCGGGGAGCCGGCGGGCGTCTACTGCGCGTTCAGCGAGGTGCACACGCAGATCGACCTGGAGCGGTCGGTGGCGCTGAGCGAGGCGCTGTTCGACGACGCCTCGTGGGGCGTGGTGCTCGTCGACGCCGACCTGCGCCCGGCCGTCGTCAACCAGCACGCGGCCCGGGCCTTCGGGGTGCGGCGCTCGACGCTGCTGGGCCGGCCGCTGGGCGACGCCATCAGCAACGGCCTGGAGGAGCTGGAGAGCGCGCTCCAGCACGTGCTGGCCGAGGGCACCCCGCCCGCCCCGGCGGACCTGTGGGTCACGCTGCGGCCGCACGGCGACGGCCCGGTGGACCCGCCGCTGCGGCGGTGCTGGCGCAGCGGGTTCCTGCGGCTGTCCTCGCCGCTGGCGGAGGAGCCGGTGCCGCTGGGGGTGGCCTGGCTGTTCCACGACATCACCGAGACCAAGCTGGCCGAGCAGCAGGCCGCCCGGCTGCGCTTCCGCGACAGCCAGCTGCACCGGGCGGCGCGGGCGGCGGCCGAGTGCGAGGACCCGATGGAGGCGGCGGCGGCCCACCTGGACTTCGCCCTCGCCGGGTACGCCGACCACGCCCTGCTGGACCTGGCCGCCGGCGCGCGGCTGGTGCGGACGGCGCACGCGCCCGGCGGTTCGGCCTGGCACCCGACGCCGGAGAGCGGTCTGCCGGTCCCCTACATGGCCAACCACCCGGCCCTCCAGGCGTTCGAGCACGGCGGCCCGGTGCGCGCGGGGGCGGGCGGAAGCACCTCACCGGAGTGGGCGGCGGCCCGTTCGTGGCCGGAGGGGACGGCGTACGGGCTGTGCGCGGCGCTGCGCAGCAGGGGCCGGACGCTGGGCGTCGTCACCTTCCTGCGCGGTCCGGCCCGGCGCAACTTCGACCGGGCCGACACCGTGTACGCGCAGGACATCGCGGTGCGGATCGCGGCCGCCGTGGACCTGTCGCAGGCGGTGCGCGGGGAGCGCCGCCCGCGCGGCGGCCCGGCGGCTCAGTCGCGGTAG
- the pdxH gene encoding pyridoxamine 5'-phosphate oxidase — MRAHYRSAGLLERDLAAEPAEQFSHWFHDAEAAGLHEPNAMVLATVDAEGRPSSRTVLLKAYDAAGFVFYTNYGSRKGRDIEANPQVSLLFPWHGIARQVIVAGRAARIGRAETAAYFRTRPHGSQLGAWASEQSSTVASREELDALYAELAARYPEGEDVPAPPQWGGFRVVPETVEFWQGRENRLHDRLRYRREGGGWTVERLCP, encoded by the coding sequence ATGCGGGCCCACTACCGCAGCGCCGGCCTCCTGGAACGTGATCTGGCCGCCGAACCGGCCGAGCAGTTCAGCCACTGGTTCCACGACGCGGAGGCGGCCGGGCTGCACGAGCCGAACGCGATGGTCCTGGCCACCGTGGACGCCGAGGGCCGCCCGAGCTCCCGCACGGTGCTGCTGAAGGCGTACGACGCGGCCGGGTTCGTCTTCTACACCAACTACGGCTCCCGCAAGGGCCGAGACATCGAAGCGAACCCGCAGGTGTCGCTGCTCTTCCCCTGGCACGGCATCGCCCGGCAGGTGATCGTCGCGGGCCGGGCGGCCAGGATCGGCCGGGCCGAGACGGCGGCGTACTTCCGCACCCGTCCGCACGGCTCGCAGCTCGGGGCGTGGGCGAGCGAGCAGTCGTCCACGGTGGCGTCGCGGGAGGAGCTGGACGCGCTCTACGCGGAGCTGGCCGCCCGCTACCCGGAGGGGGAGGACGTGCCCGCGCCGCCGCAGTGGGGCGGCTTCCGCGTCGTCCCGGAGACGGTGGAGTTCTGGCAGGGCCGGGAGAACCGGTTGCACGACCGGCTGCGCTACCGCCGCGAGGGCGGGGGCTGGACGGTCGAGCGGCTGTGCCCGTGA